One window from the genome of Paraconexibacter algicola encodes:
- a CDS encoding type II toxin-antitoxin system RatA family toxin codes for MALTGTASVEIDAPIQTVYAIAAEPGIAPKWQPEIKSADVVETNAAGEQTKVVMETDLKVKTIDVTMRFAYTPNSGLTWEQEKGALKSIKGRWEFEDLGGDRTKATVHMEVDFGRTLGMVIRGPLVDVLRGQLVESMPTKLKTYVEAQG; via the coding sequence ATGGCCCTCACCGGAACCGCGAGCGTCGAGATCGACGCGCCCATCCAGACCGTCTACGCCATCGCCGCCGAGCCCGGCATCGCGCCCAAGTGGCAGCCGGAGATCAAGTCCGCGGACGTCGTCGAGACCAACGCGGCGGGCGAGCAGACGAAGGTCGTCATGGAGACTGACCTGAAGGTCAAGACGATCGACGTGACGATGCGCTTCGCCTACACGCCGAACTCGGGCCTGACCTGGGAGCAGGAGAAAGGCGCGCTGAAGTCGATCAAGGGCCGCTGGGAGTTCGAGGACCTCGGCGGCGACCGCACGAAGGCGACCGTCCACATGGAGGTCGACTTCGGCCGCACGCTCGGCATGGTCATCCGCGGCCCGCTCGTCGACGTGCTGCGCGGCCAGCTCGTCGAGTCGATGCCCACGAAGCTGAAGACCTACGTCGAGGCGCAGGGCTGA
- a CDS encoding rhodanese-like domain-containing protein: MGFLDRLLGRSAALTPVAAHERAAAGELLLVDVREPGEFRSGHAPGARNVPLAGVGAACAQLAADGRDVAFVCKSGMRSGAAVSAARQHGLHAANVRGGMLAWQRAGLPTTTKGR, from the coding sequence ATGGGGTTCCTCGATCGCCTCCTCGGGCGCTCCGCCGCCCTGACCCCGGTCGCCGCCCACGAGCGGGCGGCGGCCGGGGAGCTGCTGCTCGTCGACGTCCGCGAGCCGGGGGAGTTCCGCTCCGGGCACGCGCCCGGGGCGCGGAACGTGCCCCTCGCCGGCGTCGGTGCCGCCTGCGCGCAGCTCGCCGCCGACGGCCGTGACGTCGCCTTCGTCTGCAAGTCCGGGATGCGAAGCGGCGCCGCGGTGAGCGCCGCCCGGCAACACGGTCTTCACGCGGCGAACGTCCGGGGTGGCATGCTGGCCTGGCAGCGGGCCGGACTCCCCACGACGACGAAGGGTCGCTAG
- a CDS encoding rhodanese-like domain-containing protein, with protein MRRRLLRTVIALAASGGLVACGGDDRSTGATPDASFTTVTPAQIAPRAAAGEVLLVDVREDDEWQAGHAGDAQHVPLAEVSGRLDRLRTEAAGRPIAFICRSGNRSGQAARAAVDAGLTQVINVDGGMGAWLAAGLPIVPADGRVL; from the coding sequence ATGCGCCGACGACTGCTGCGCACGGTGATCGCGCTCGCCGCCTCGGGCGGTCTGGTCGCCTGCGGTGGCGACGACCGCTCCACCGGCGCGACTCCCGATGCGTCGTTCACGACGGTCACGCCCGCGCAGATCGCACCGCGCGCCGCTGCCGGCGAGGTCCTGCTCGTCGACGTCCGCGAGGACGACGAGTGGCAGGCAGGCCACGCCGGTGACGCGCAGCACGTGCCGCTCGCCGAGGTCTCCGGCCGGCTCGACCGGTTGCGTACCGAGGCGGCCGGCCGCCCGATCGCCTTCATCTGTCGCTCGGGCAACCGCAGCGGCCAGGCCGCACGCGCGGCGGTCGACGCCGGACTGACGCAGGTCATCAACGTCGACGGCGGCATGGGCGCCTGGCTGGCGGCCGGGCTGCCGATCGTCCCCGCCGACGGGCGGGTGCTCTGA
- a CDS encoding sulfite exporter TauE/SafE family protein: MIALAIPFGLAIGLVVGTVGGGGAILALPVLVYVLGEPPGPASTASLVVVALAAAVGAGRPALDGKVCWRVALLFAGPAALGALGGAVLNEQADPKVLVLSFIPVMLTAAAATWRRACEDHEGEEDGLCAVVTARRIAPAGLGVGLLTGFFGVGGGFVIVPLLTVWLGMRFRRAVATSLVIITLTGLAALASHLVAGAGLADIGLTAALAGATATGALAGSFVGARLPQATLGKAFAVMVVAVAAFLLVDVSLLGGPPG; this comes from the coding sequence GTGATCGCGCTCGCGATCCCGTTCGGCCTCGCGATCGGGCTCGTCGTCGGCACCGTCGGCGGCGGCGGGGCGATCCTCGCGCTGCCGGTGCTCGTCTACGTGCTCGGGGAGCCGCCCGGGCCCGCGTCGACCGCGTCGCTCGTCGTCGTCGCGCTCGCGGCGGCCGTCGGGGCGGGGCGTCCCGCGCTGGACGGCAAGGTCTGCTGGCGGGTCGCGCTGCTGTTCGCCGGGCCGGCCGCGCTCGGCGCGCTCGGCGGCGCGGTGCTCAACGAGCAGGCCGACCCGAAGGTCCTCGTCCTGTCGTTCATCCCGGTGATGCTCACCGCGGCAGCGGCCACATGGCGGCGCGCGTGCGAGGACCACGAGGGGGAGGAGGACGGCCTGTGCGCGGTCGTCACCGCCCGCCGGATCGCGCCGGCCGGGCTCGGCGTCGGGCTCCTGACCGGGTTCTTCGGGGTCGGCGGCGGCTTCGTCATCGTGCCGCTGCTGACGGTCTGGCTGGGCATGCGCTTCCGCCGGGCGGTCGCCACCTCGCTGGTCATCATCACGCTGACCGGGCTCGCCGCGCTCGCCAGCCACCTCGTCGCCGGCGCCGGTCTCGCCGACATCGGGCTGACCGCCGCGCTCGCGGGCGCCACCGCCACCGGGGCGCTGGCCGGGTCGTTCGTCGGCGCGCGGCTGCCGCAGGCCACGCTCGGCAAGGCGTTCGCCGTCATGGTCGTCGCGGTCGCCGCCTTCCTGCTGGTGGACGTCTCGCTGCTGGGCGGACCGCCCGGATAG